The Mercurialis annua linkage group LG2, ddMerAnnu1.2, whole genome shotgun sequence genome contains a region encoding:
- the LOC126670216 gene encoding calcium uptake protein, mitochondrial, translated as MTTRTRELTVVSSLFPKFCFVFHLFQCAQTTTKKFPAIMSPTLPHLSRSQPSIRLIQRLQSRQYSSPTQSPASSAPLLQEPHSHHHRQSSTITKWLTGTTLLSGLGLFYWHANSNNYHEFFNNSVFSLAESTVKEWFHTSTFGKISLPDYSSNFIFGDAYRRKVFFNYEKRIRLRSPPEKIFEYFATVEGTNGELLMKAADLMRAVVPVFPPSESHLVREGYLSGERRPGDLRCAPSEFFMLFDVNCDGHISFKEYIFFVTLLSIPESSFSVAFKMFDIDNNGEINMEEFKKVMALMRANNRQGAVHRDGHRTGLKVSGTVEDGGLMEYFFGKDGKGCLHHDKFVQFLRDLDNEMLRLEFAHYDYKSRKTISAKDFALSMVASADLSHLDNLIDRVDEVNNAADLRDIRITFQEFKKFAELRKKLLPFSLALFSYGEMNGLLTKDDFQRAASHVCGVSLTNNVVDIIFHVFDTNSDGHLSLDEFVRVLHRRERDIAQPAHSGALGFLSCCFNCSNDHSLGRFLG; from the exons atgACAACACGCACGCGTGAATTAACAGTCGTTTCTTCTCTCTTTCCGAAATTCTGTTTTGTTTTTCATCTGTTTCAGTGTGCCCAAACTACCACTAAGAAATTCCCCGCCATCATGTCTCCCACATTACCACATCTCAGCAGATCACAACCGTCCATCCGCCTAATCCAACGCCTCCAATCTCGTCAATACTCCTCCCCTACACAATCCCCCGCTTCTTCTGCTCCTTTGCTCCAAGAACCTCACTCTCATCATCACCGTCAATCCTCCACCATCACCAAATGGCTCACCGGAACCACTTTACTCTCCGGCCTAGGGTTATTCTACTGGCACGCCAATTCGAATAACTACCATGAATTTTTCAACAATTCAGTATTCTCTCTCGCTGAATCTACGGTCAAGGAATGGTTTCATACTTCAACATTCGGCAAAATTTCCTTACCTGATTATAGTTCAAACTTCATCTTCGGAG ATGCGTATAGGAGAAAAGTTTTCTTTAACTATGAGAAGAGAATTAGGCTACGAAGTCCTCCTGAGAAG ATTTTTGAGTACTTTGCAACAGTGGAAGGAACAAATGGAGAGTTACTAATGAAAGCAGCAGATTTAATGAGAGCAGTAGTACCTGTTTTCCCTCCATCGGAATCGCACCTTGTTAGAGAAGGTTATTTGAGTGGTGAACGCAGACCTGGTGATCTAAGATGTGCTCCTTCAgaattttttatgttatttgatGTTAACTGTGACGGCCATATATCTTTTAAGGA GTATATCTTTTTCGTAACACTACTTAGTATACCAGAATCAAGCTTCTCAGTGGCTTTCAAAATGTTCGATATTGATAACAATGG GGAGATTAATATGGAAGAGTTTAAGAAAGTGATGGCTTTAATGCGAGCTAATAATAGACAAGGGGCTGTTCATAGGGATGGACATCGCACTGGGTTAAAAGTCAGCGGTACAGTGGAGGATGGAGGTTTAATGGAGTACTTCTTTGGTAAAGATGGAAAGGGCTGCCTTCATCATGATAAGTTTGTTCAATTTTTGAGAGATTTGGATAATGAG ATGTTGAGGTTGGAATTTGCCCATTATGACTATAAATCACGAAAAACGATATCTGCAAAGGATTTTGCATTGTCTATGGTCGCTTCTGCTGACTTGAGTCACCTGGATAATTTGATTGATCGGGTTGATGAAGTAAATAATGCAGCAGACCTTAGGGATATACGAATAACATTCCAAGAATTCAAAAAATTTGCAGAATTGCGTAAAAAGTTGCTGCCATTTTCTTTGGCCCTTTTTAGTTATGGGGAAATGAATGGCTTGTTAACAAAGGATGACTTTCAGAGAGCTGCATCCCAT GTATGCGGCGTCTCACTCACCAACAATGTGGTGGATATCATTTTCCATGTGTTTGACACAAATTCTGATGGACATTTAAGCTTAGATGAGTTCGTAAGAGTCTTGCACAGGCGAGAACGAGACATTGCTCAACCAGCACATTCGGGAGCACTTGGATTTTTGTCGTGCTGCTTTAACTGTTCAAATGACCACTCCCTTGGACGGTTTCTCGGTTAA